In Prunus dulcis chromosome 1, ALMONDv2, whole genome shotgun sequence, the following are encoded in one genomic region:
- the LOC117616077 gene encoding serine carboxypeptidase-like 50: MESTKLLFFFFFLHLITASSSSQPLFPKQAHPTKSGYLPVKPTTGSAIFYTFYEAQNLTISPDLSQTPLLIWLQGGPGCSSMIGNFFELGPWRVNFNKHPSEPLALEPNSGSWNRIFGLVFLDNPIGTGFSIAAKPEEIPRDQLSVARDLFVAITKFIELDPVFKSRPLYITGESYAGKYVPAIGYYILKRNAELAAGSQGVNLRGVAIGDGLTDPEIQVATHAVNAYFSGLINERQRSELAKLQVEAVGFTKAGNWSEATDARNRVLNLLQNMTGSATLYDYTKNVPYKTSLVEDFLRHEEVKRALGVNGSLVFEECSDLVGDILNEDVMKSVKYMVEYLVKKSKVLLYQGQFDLKDGVVSTEAWVKTIKWEGIDKFLSADRKVWKLGSEVAGYVQKWGSLSHVLVSGAGHLLPADQPLRAQAMIEDWVLDKGLFDNAIKVNLSSNFVI, translated from the coding sequence ATGGAGTCAACAAagctcctcttcttcttcttcttcctccaccTCATCACagcttcatcatcatcacaacCTCTGTTCCCCAAACAAGCTCATCCCACCAAATCAGGCTACCTCCCAGTCAAACCCACCACAGGCTCTGCAATTTTCTACACTTTCTATGAAGCTCAGAACCTCACAATCTCACCCGATCTCTCTCAAACCCCACTGCTCATTTGGCTCCAAGGCGGCCCTGGTTGCTCCTCCATGATCGGCAACTTCTTCGAGCTCGGCCCATGGCGTGTAAATTTTAACAAACACCCTTCTGAGCCCCTTGCTCTGGAACCCAATTCTGGTTCCTGGAACCGAATCTTTGGCCTGGTGTTTCTTGACAATCCAATTGGAACTGGATTCAGTATAGCTGCGAAGCCAGAAGAGATCCCAAGAGACCAGCTTTCAGTTGCCAGAGACCTCTTTGTTGCAATTACCAAGTTTATTGAGCTTGACCCTGTGTTTAAATCACGGCCTCTTTACATAACTGGTGAGAGCTATGCAGGCAAGTATGTTCCGGCTATTGGATACTACATTTTGAAGAGGAATGCTGAGTTGGCAGCTGGGTCACAAGGTGTGAATTTACGTGGGGTTGCTATTGGGGATGGGCTCACAGACCCAGAGATTCAGGTGGCTACCCATGCTGTGAATGCTTACTTCTCTGGTTTGATAAATGAGAGGCAGAGGAGTGAGTTGGCGAAGCTTCAGGTGGAAGCAGTTGGGTTCACTAAAGCAGGCAATTGGAGTGAGGCCACAGATGCAAGAAACAGAGTCTTGAATTTGTTGCAAAACATGACTGGGTCGGCGACTCTGTATGATTACACAAAGAACGTTCCTTACAAAACCAGTTTGGTTGAGGATTTTTTGAGGCATGAGGAGGTGAAGAGGGCTTTGGGGGTTAATGGGTCGTTGGTTTTTGAGGAATGCAGTGATTTGGTGGGGGATATTTTGAATGAAGATGTGATGAAGAGTGTGAAATACATGGTGGAATATTTGGTGAAGAAGAGCAAGGTCTTGTTGTACCAAGGGCAGTTTGATTTGAAAGACGGTGTGGTTTCCACTGAGGCTTGGGTCAAGACCATAAAATGGGAGGGGATTGACAAGTTTCTGTCAGCGGACCGGAAAGTTTGGAAGTTGGGTAGCGAGGTTGCTGGGTATGTTCAGAAATGGGGGAGCTTGAGCCATGTGTTGGTTTCAGGGGCTGGTCATCTTTTGCCTGCTGACCAGCCATTGAGAGCTCAAGCAATGATAGAAGATTGGGTTTTGGACAAAGGGTTGTTTGACAATGCGATTAAAGTTAATTTGTCATCAAATTTCGTTATCTAA